In a genomic window of Streptococcus oralis subsp. tigurinus:
- the plsX gene encoding phosphate acyltransferase PlsX: protein MKKIAVDAMGGDYAPQAIVEGVNQALANFSDIEVQLYGDESKIKQYLTGTERVSIIHTDEKIDFDDEPTKAIRKKKNASMVLAAKAVKEGEADAVLSAGNTGALLAAGFFIVGRIKNIDRPGLMSTLPTIDGKGFDMLDLGANAENTAHHLHQYAVLGSFYAKNVRGILKPRVGLLNNGTESSKGDPLRKETYALLAADESLNFVGNVEARDLMNGVADVVVADGFTGNAVLKSIEGTAMGIMGLLKTAITGGGLRAKLGALLLKDSLKGLKKQLNYSDVGGAVLFGVKAPVVKTHGSSDAKAVYSTIRQIRTMLETDVVAQTAREFSGE from the coding sequence ATGAAAAAAATCGCAGTAGATGCTATGGGGGGCGATTATGCACCTCAAGCTATCGTTGAGGGTGTCAATCAAGCCCTGGCTAACTTTTCAGATATTGAGGTTCAACTCTATGGAGACGAAAGCAAAATCAAGCAATATCTAACAGGGACAGAACGTGTCAGCATTATCCATACGGATGAGAAGATTGATTTTGATGATGAACCTACAAAAGCTATTCGTAAGAAGAAAAATGCCAGTATGGTATTAGCGGCTAAGGCAGTCAAAGAAGGAGAGGCAGACGCTGTCCTCTCAGCTGGGAATACAGGTGCCTTGTTGGCTGCAGGATTCTTCATTGTGGGTCGTATCAAAAATATCGATCGTCCAGGACTCATGTCTACCTTGCCGACCATTGATGGCAAAGGGTTTGATATGCTAGATCTCGGTGCCAATGCGGAAAATACAGCCCATCATCTGCACCAATACGCTGTTTTGGGTTCCTTCTATGCGAAAAATGTTCGTGGGATTTTGAAACCACGTGTTGGTTTGCTCAATAATGGAACAGAGAGTAGCAAGGGTGATCCCCTTCGTAAGGAAACCTACGCCTTGCTAGCAGCTGATGAAAGCTTGAATTTTGTCGGAAACGTGGAAGCGCGTGATTTGATGAATGGCGTTGCGGATGTTGTTGTGGCAGATGGTTTCACGGGAAACGCTGTGCTCAAATCTATTGAAGGGACAGCCATGGGTATCATGGGCTTGCTTAAGACAGCTATCACAGGTGGTGGTCTTCGAGCGAAACTAGGTGCTCTTCTTCTCAAGGATAGCCTTAAAGGTTTGAAAAAGCAACTCAACTATTCAGATGTTGGTGGAGCGGTCTTGTTTGGTGTTAAGGCACCGGTTGTCAAGACTCATGGCTCAAGTGATGCCAAGGCTGTGTATAGTACGATTCGCCAGATTCGTACCATGCTAGAAACAGACGTAGTTGCCCAGACTGCGCGTGAATTTTCAGGAGAATAA
- the recO gene encoding DNA repair protein RecO: MIQSITSQGLVLYNRNFREDDKLVKIFTEQAGKRMFFVKHAGQSKLAPVIQPLVLARFLLRINDDGLSYIEDYHEVMTFPKINSDLFVMAYATYVAALADASLQDNQQDAPLFTFLQKTLELMEEGLDYQVLTNIFEIQILTRFGISLNFNECVFCHRIGQAFDFSFKYGACLCPEHYHEDERRCHLNPNIPYLLNQFQAIDFETLETISLKPEIKQDLRKFIDQIYEEYVGIHLKSKKFIDSLADWGQLLKEEDK, from the coding sequence ATGATTCAGTCTATCACGAGTCAAGGCTTGGTGCTCTACAATCGTAATTTTCGTGAGGATGACAAGTTAGTCAAGATTTTTACCGAGCAGGCTGGCAAGCGCATGTTTTTCGTCAAACACGCTGGTCAGTCCAAACTAGCTCCGGTTATTCAGCCCTTGGTGTTGGCGCGATTTCTCTTACGAATCAATGATGATGGGCTCAGCTATATCGAGGACTACCATGAGGTGATGACCTTTCCTAAGATTAATAGTGATCTCTTTGTCATGGCTTATGCGACCTATGTTGCTGCTCTTGCAGATGCTAGTTTGCAGGATAACCAGCAGGATGCTCCCTTGTTTACTTTTTTGCAAAAGACTTTGGAGTTGATGGAAGAGGGTTTGGATTATCAGGTTTTGACCAATATTTTTGAAATTCAAATCTTGACCCGATTTGGAATTAGTCTCAATTTTAATGAGTGTGTCTTTTGCCATCGGATCGGTCAGGCTTTTGACTTTTCTTTCAAATATGGAGCCTGCCTCTGCCCAGAGCATTATCATGAAGATGAGAGACGTTGCCATCTCAATCCCAATATCCCTTATCTACTCAATCAATTTCAAGCCATTGATTTTGAGACCTTAGAGACCATTTCGCTCAAGCCCGAAATCAAGCAAGACTTGCGCAAGTTTATAGACCAAATCTACGAAGAGTATGTTGGAATTCACCTAAAATCAAAGAAATTTATTGATTCCCTAGCAGACTGGGGACAATTACTAAAAGAGGAAGACAAATGA
- a CDS encoding pyridoxal phosphate-dependent aminotransferase — MDLTKRFNKQLDKIQVSLIRQFDQAISEIPGVLRLTLGEPDFTTPDHVKEAAKRAIDQNQSYYTGMSGLLTLRQAASDFVKEKYQLDYNPENEILVTIGATEALSATLTAILEEGDKVLLPAPAYPGYEPIVNLVGAEVVEIDTIENGFVLTPEMLEKAILEQGDKLKAVILNYPANPTGITYSREQLEALADVLRKYEIFVVCDEVYSELTYTGEAHVSLGTMLRDQAIIINGLSKSHAMTGWRLGFIFAPAAFTAQLIKSHQYLVTAANTMAQHAAVEALTAGKNDAEPMKKEYIQRRDYIIEKMTALGFEIIKPDGAFYIFAKIPAGYNQDSFTFLKDFAQKKAVAFIPGAAFGRYGEGHVRLSYAASMETIKEAMKRLEEYMREA, encoded by the coding sequence ATGGACTTAACTAAGCGCTTTAATAAACAATTAGATAAGATTCAAGTTTCGTTGATTCGTCAGTTTGACCAGGCTATTTCGGAGATTCCTGGGGTCTTGCGTTTGACCTTGGGAGAACCTGATTTTACAACGCCAGATCATGTTAAGGAAGCGGCTAAGCGAGCCATCGACCAGAACCAATCCTACTATACAGGGATGAGTGGTCTGTTAACATTACGTCAGGCAGCCAGTGATTTTGTAAAAGAAAAATACCAGCTAGATTACAATCCTGAAAATGAAATCTTGGTTACAATTGGGGCGACAGAGGCTTTATCTGCTACTTTGACAGCTATTTTGGAAGAAGGAGATAAGGTGCTCTTGCCAGCTCCTGCCTATCCAGGTTATGAGCCAATTGTCAATCTAGTTGGGGCAGAGGTTGTCGAGATTGATACAATTGAAAATGGTTTTGTCTTGACTCCTGAGATGTTGGAAAAGGCCATTTTGGAGCAAGGCGACAAGCTCAAGGCGGTCATTCTCAACTATCCAGCCAATCCGACAGGAATTACCTATAGTCGGGAGCAGTTGGAAGCCTTGGCGGACGTTTTACGCAAGTATGAGATTTTCGTTGTCTGTGATGAGGTTTACTCAGAATTAACCTATACAGGCGAAGCCCATGTATCTTTGGGAACTATGCTGAGAGACCAGGCTATTATTATCAATGGTTTATCTAAGTCTCATGCTATGACAGGTTGGCGTTTAGGCTTTATCTTTGCTCCTGCAGCCTTTACAGCTCAGTTAATCAAGAGTCACCAGTACTTGGTTACTGCCGCAAATACTATGGCGCAACATGCTGCGGTAGAAGCTTTGACGGCGGGTAAAAACGATGCGGAGCCTATGAAGAAGGAATACATCCAGCGTCGTGATTATATTATCGAGAAAATGACTGCTCTTGGTTTTGAGATTATTAAACCAGACGGTGCCTTCTATATCTTTGCTAAGATTCCTGCTGGCTACAATCAAGATTCCTTTACTTTTCTGAAGGATTTTGCTCAGAAGAAGGCTGTTGCCTTTATCCCTGGTGCCGCCTTTGGACGCTACGGAGAAGGCCATGTTCGCCTATCTTATGCAGCTAGCATGGAGACTATCAAAGAAGCCATGAAACGACTTGAGGAGTACATGAGAGAAGCATGA
- a CDS encoding YeiH family protein, producing the protein MSFLSKNGAGILACLLISIVSWFLGGFFPVVGAPVFAIFAGMLLHPWLSPYKQLDAGLTFSSKKLLQYAVILLGFGLNISQVFAVGQSSLPVILSTISISLIVAYLFQRFFALDTKLATLIGVGSSICGGSAIAATAPVIHAKEKEVAQAISVIFFFNVLAALIFPTLGTWLHLSNEGFALFAGTAVNDTSSVTATASAWDSLYQTNTLESATIVKLTRTLAIIPITLFLSYWQSRQQENKQGVQLKKVFPLFILYFILASLLTTLLTSFGVPSSFFTPLKQLSKFFIIMAMSAIGLKTNLIAMVRSSGKSIVLGALCWIAIILTSLGMQALIGTL; encoded by the coding sequence ATGTCATTTTTATCAAAAAATGGAGCAGGAATCTTGGCCTGCCTTCTCATTTCTATCGTATCTTGGTTCCTGGGAGGATTTTTCCCCGTCGTGGGTGCACCTGTCTTTGCAATTTTTGCTGGAATGCTCCTCCACCCCTGGCTCTCACCCTACAAACAACTAGATGCAGGTTTGACCTTTAGTTCAAAGAAATTGCTCCAGTATGCCGTTATCTTACTCGGTTTTGGTCTCAATATCTCGCAAGTCTTCGCAGTTGGACAATCTTCACTCCCCGTCATCCTTTCCACCATTTCGATTTCCTTGATTGTTGCCTACCTCTTCCAGCGTTTCTTTGCGCTAGACACAAAACTGGCTACCTTGATTGGAGTGGGGTCTTCTATCTGTGGTGGCTCTGCCATTGCTGCGACAGCGCCCGTTATCCATGCCAAGGAAAAAGAAGTTGCCCAAGCCATCTCCGTTATCTTTTTCTTCAATGTCTTAGCAGCACTTATCTTTCCAACGCTAGGAACATGGCTTCACCTATCCAATGAAGGTTTTGCCCTCTTTGCGGGTACTGCGGTCAACGATACTTCTTCTGTAACGGCCACAGCTAGCGCCTGGGACAGTCTTTACCAAACCAATACCCTTGAGTCCGCAACCATTGTTAAACTCACGCGCACCTTAGCGATCATTCCCATCACTCTCTTTCTCTCCTACTGGCAAAGTCGCCAGCAAGAAAATAAACAAGGCGTACAACTGAAAAAAGTTTTCCCACTTTTTATCCTTTATTTTATCCTGGCCTCCCTCTTAACGACTCTCCTTACCTCTTTCGGTGTGCCCAGTAGCTTCTTTACCCCTCTCAAACAACTCTCTAAATTCTTTATCATCATGGCCATGAGTGCCATCGGTCTCAAAACCAATCTGATTGCCATGGTTAGATCCAGTGGTAAATCTATCGTCCTCGGAGCCCTTTGCTGGATTGCCATCATCCTCACCAGTCTTGGCATGCAAGCATTGATTGGTACTTTATAA
- a CDS encoding CoA-binding protein, with amino-acid sequence MSQEFINPSDGVVRQYLATSKTLAVVGLSDREETTSNRVTKEMQARGYKIIPVNPKAAGGEILGEKAYASLAEIPFPVDIVNVYRRSEFLPDVARDFLKADARIFWAQLGLENLEAEEILRAGGCDDIVMNRCIKREHTRLILEQ; translated from the coding sequence ATGAGCCAAGAATTTATCAATCCAAGTGATGGTGTGGTCCGTCAATATCTTGCAACCAGTAAAACGTTAGCGGTAGTAGGCTTGTCCGATCGTGAAGAAACAACTAGCAATCGAGTGACTAAGGAAATGCAGGCTCGAGGCTACAAAATCATTCCAGTCAATCCCAAAGCTGCAGGTGGTGAAATCTTGGGAGAAAAGGCCTATGCAAGCCTAGCTGAGATTCCTTTTCCTGTGGATATTGTCAATGTTTACCGACGTAGCGAGTTTTTACCAGATGTGGCGCGTGATTTTCTCAAGGCTGATGCCAGGATTTTTTGGGCACAACTAGGGCTAGAAAATCTAGAAGCGGAAGAAATCCTGCGTGCTGGGGGATGCGATGACATTGTGATGAATCGCTGTATCAAGAGAGAACATACTCGCTTAATTCTTGAGCAATAA
- the srtB gene encoding class B sortase, LPKTxAVK-specific, translated as MSKRSKKTKASIWKIILSVLTVALVAIGGYFVFNSYTTPKGTTNEPEVTQEASKPAYVVSAEEKEYLSNRFKGLTATNSETIAYVYAPGTQLDEPVVQTKDNETYLNKTFEGEQVPYLGAVFMDADNKKDFSDHLTWLFGHARGSKVGDHRMFNDVNYYSRQEYFNEHPYVVIETPDRKYYYEAVAMIIVPEETAFYRTSFEDDKDFEKQLTTIYDTAEVKKPNVKVSATDKYLVLSTCREEDDTIRANLYLRQIPDSEINEFVKQHGDQLAYKATR; from the coding sequence ATGAGTAAACGTTCTAAAAAAACCAAAGCATCCATTTGGAAAATTATTCTCTCCGTGCTTACAGTAGCGCTTGTTGCAATAGGTGGCTATTTTGTATTTAATAGTTATACAACTCCAAAGGGAACAACTAACGAACCAGAAGTTACTCAGGAAGCATCGAAACCGGCCTATGTTGTTAGTGCAGAAGAAAAAGAATATCTTTCAAATAGATTTAAGGGCTTAACTGCAACTAATTCTGAAACAATTGCTTATGTTTATGCTCCTGGTACACAGTTAGACGAGCCTGTTGTTCAAACAAAGGACAATGAGACTTATCTAAATAAGACCTTTGAAGGTGAACAGGTGCCTTATTTAGGTGCGGTTTTCATGGATGCTGATAATAAGAAAGATTTTAGTGATCATTTAACTTGGCTATTTGGTCATGCTAGAGGTAGTAAGGTTGGTGATCATCGTATGTTTAACGATGTGAACTACTATAGTCGTCAAGAATATTTTAATGAGCACCCCTATGTTGTTATAGAAACACCCGATAGAAAGTATTACTACGAAGCTGTTGCGATGATTATTGTACCAGAAGAAACAGCCTTCTATCGTACCAGTTTTGAAGATGATAAAGATTTTGAAAAGCAGTTAACTACAATTTATGATACAGCAGAGGTTAAGAAACCAAATGTAAAAGTATCTGCTACAGATAAGTATCTTGTCCTCTCAACTTGTCGTGAAGAGGATGATACTATTCGTGCCAATCTTTACCTTCGCCAAATTCCTGATTCAGAGATCAATGAGTTTGTGAAGCAACATGGTGATCAACTTGCATATAAAGCAACAAGATAA
- the abpA gene encoding amylase-binding adhesin AbpA, giving the protein MKKVLLSSVVALAVFSAAAPAFADINGGANTPGAYDSREAYENQSEFVSARTVEEYLNNHAAEIKAQAAADPAVVAAKKEFDAVEGGSHLYGEKKAAYEAAYNTAFLNVRNEYVQKFQEVQNSAKKAEGNYYILNETPEQKNARYEKEHGKAAADQAAPGQAAPGQAAADKPSAKPEEGKPGVADQAKKSAEAAKKAGVDAKAGQKALPKTHAAK; this is encoded by the coding sequence ATGAAAAAAGTTTTATTGTCATCAGTAGTAGCTCTTGCAGTATTTTCTGCAGCAGCCCCAGCGTTTGCAGATATCAATGGTGGAGCTAACACTCCTGGAGCATATGATTCACGTGAAGCATATGAAAACCAATCTGAATTTGTAAGTGCTCGTACAGTTGAAGAGTACCTTAACAATCATGCAGCAGAAATCAAAGCTCAAGCAGCAGCTGATCCAGCAGTTGTAGCAGCTAAAAAAGAATTTGATGCTGTCGAAGGCGGATCACACCTTTATGGTGAAAAGAAAGCAGCTTATGAGGCAGCTTACAATACTGCATTCTTGAATGTACGTAATGAGTACGTACAAAAATTCCAAGAAGTTCAAAATTCAGCGAAGAAAGCTGAAGGTAATTACTACATCTTGAACGAAACTCCAGAACAAAAGAATGCTCGTTACGAGAAAGAACATGGTAAAGCAGCAGCTGATCAAGCAGCACCTGGTCAAGCAGCACCTGGTCAAGCAGCAGCTGATAAGCCATCAGCTAAACCTGAAGAAGGTAAACCAGGTGTAGCTGATCAAGCTAAAAAATCTGCTGAAGCAGCTAAAAAAGCTGGTGTAGATGCAAAAGCTGGTCAAAAAGCTCTTCCAAAAACACACGCTGCTAAATAA
- a CDS encoding ribose-phosphate diphosphokinase — protein sequence MSFSDLKLFALSSNRELAERVAQEIGIELGKSTVRQFSDGEIQVNIEESIRGKHVFILQSTSSPVNDNLLEILIMVDALKRASAESVNVVMPYYGYARQDRKARAREPITAKLVANMLEVAGVDRLLTIDLHAAQIQGFFDIPVDHLMGAPLIADYFERRGMVGSDYVVVSPDHGGVTRARKLAEFLKTPIAIIDKRRSVDKMNTSEVMNIIGKVEGKTCILIDDMIDTAGTICHAADALAEAGAVEVYASCTHPVLSGPAMDNIQKSAIKKLVVLDTIYLPEERLIDKIEQISIAHLLGDAIIRIQEKRPLSPLFCIEKKI from the coding sequence ATGTCTTTTTCTGATTTAAAGCTGTTTGCCCTTTCTTCTAATAGAGAATTGGCAGAGCGTGTGGCACAAGAGATTGGGATAGAGTTGGGGAAATCGACTGTTCGCCAATTTTCAGATGGAGAGATTCAGGTCAACATCGAAGAATCAATCCGTGGAAAACACGTCTTTATCTTACAATCAACGAGCTCACCTGTAAATGACAATCTGCTCGAAATTTTGATCATGGTAGATGCCTTGAAGCGGGCTAGTGCAGAATCTGTCAACGTTGTCATGCCTTACTATGGTTACGCACGTCAGGATAGAAAAGCGAGAGCGCGTGAGCCAATCACTGCAAAACTTGTGGCAAATATGCTAGAAGTGGCTGGTGTGGATCGTTTGTTGACGATTGATTTGCACGCTGCACAGATTCAGGGATTCTTTGATATTCCCGTAGATCACTTGATGGGTGCTCCATTGATTGCGGACTATTTTGAACGCCGTGGCATGGTTGGCTCTGACTATGTGGTTGTCAGCCCAGACCATGGTGGGGTGACTCGTGCTCGTAAATTGGCGGAGTTTTTGAAAACTCCGATTGCGATTATTGATAAACGCCGTAGTGTAGACAAGATGAATACCAGTGAAGTGATGAACATCATTGGTAAGGTAGAAGGTAAGACTTGTATCTTGATTGACGATATGATCGATACAGCTGGAACTATTTGTCATGCAGCGGACGCTCTTGCTGAAGCAGGTGCTGTTGAAGTTTACGCAAGCTGTACGCACCCAGTTCTTTCTGGGCCAGCTATGGACAATATCCAAAAATCAGCTATTAAGAAATTGGTTGTTTTGGATACTATCTACCTACCAGAAGAGCGTTTGATTGATAAGATTGAACAAATTTCGATTGCTCATCTTCTGGGAGATGCTATTATTCGTATCCAAGAAAAACGTCCTCTTTCTCCCCTGTTTTGTATTGAGAAAAAGATTTAA
- a CDS encoding beta-class carbonic anhydrase — MSYFEQFMKANQAYVALHGQLNLPLKPKTRVAIVTCMDSRLHVAHALGLALGDAHILRNAGGRVTEDMIRSLVISQQQMGTREIVVLHHTDCGAQTFQNEAFQEHLKHELGVDVFDQDFLPFQDVEESVREDMQLLRESPLIPDDVVISGAVYDVDTGSMREVY, encoded by the coding sequence GTGTCGTATTTTGAACAGTTTATGAAAGCCAATCAGGCTTATGTTGCCCTACATGGGCAGTTAAATTTGCCACTTAAACCCAAAACCAGAGTAGCGATCGTGACCTGCATGGACTCGCGTCTACACGTTGCCCATGCTCTTGGTTTGGCCCTTGGGGATGCTCATATCTTGCGGAATGCGGGTGGTCGAGTAACTGAGGACATGATTCGTTCTCTGGTGATCTCTCAGCAACAAATGGGCACACGTGAAATTGTGGTGCTTCACCATACAGACTGTGGAGCTCAGACCTTTCAAAATGAGGCTTTTCAAGAGCATTTGAAGCACGAACTCGGGGTTGATGTGTTTGATCAAGATTTTTTACCATTCCAGGATGTTGAAGAGAGTGTGAGAGAGGATATGCAATTGCTTCGAGAATCTCCACTGATTCCTGATGATGTGGTTATTTCAGGTGCTGTCTATGATGTGGATACAGGGAGTATGAGAGAAGTATACTAA
- the radA gene encoding DNA repair protein RadA: MAKKKATFVCQNCGYNSPKYLGRCPNCGSWSSFVEEVEIAEVKNARVSLAGDKTKPMKLAEVTSINVNRTKTEMEEFNRVLGGGVVPGSLVLIGGDPGIGKSTLLLQVSTQLSQVGTVLYVSGEESAQQIKLRAERLGDIDSEFYLYAETNMQSVRAEVERIQPDFLIIDSIQTIMSPEISGVQGSVSQVREVTAELMQLAKTNNIAIFIVGHVTKEGTLAGPRMLEHMVDTVLYFEGERHHTFRILRAVKNRFGSTNEIGIFEMQSGGLVEVLNPSQVFLEERLDGATGSSIVVTMEGTRPILAEVQALVTPTMFGNAKRTTTGLDFNRASLIMAVLEKRAGLLLQNQDAYLKSAGGVKLDEPAIDLAVAVAIASSYKDKPTNPQECFVGELGLTGEIRRVNRIEQRINEAAKLGFTKIYVPKNSLTGITPPKEIEVIGVTTIQEVLKKVFA, from the coding sequence ATAGCTAAGAAAAAAGCGACATTTGTATGTCAAAATTGTGGGTATAATTCACCTAAGTATCTAGGGCGCTGTCCCAACTGTGGATCTTGGTCTTCTTTTGTAGAAGAGGTAGAGATTGCAGAGGTCAAGAATGCGCGTGTGTCCTTGGCAGGTGATAAAACCAAGCCTATGAAACTGGCTGAGGTAACTTCAATCAATGTCAATCGAACCAAGACGGAGATGGAGGAATTCAACCGTGTCCTTGGAGGCGGAGTGGTTCCAGGAAGTCTCGTCCTAATTGGGGGAGATCCTGGAATCGGAAAATCAACTCTTCTCCTACAAGTTTCAACCCAGTTATCTCAAGTGGGTACGGTTCTATACGTCAGTGGGGAGGAGTCTGCCCAACAGATTAAGCTACGGGCAGAGCGCTTGGGGGATATTGATAGCGAGTTTTATCTCTATGCAGAGACCAATATGCAGAGTGTTCGTGCAGAGGTGGAGCGCATCCAACCAGACTTTCTTATTATCGACTCTATCCAGACTATTATGTCTCCTGAGATTTCAGGGGTACAGGGGTCTGTTTCTCAGGTGCGTGAGGTGACAGCTGAGCTCATGCAGTTGGCTAAGACCAATAACATCGCTATCTTTATCGTAGGGCATGTGACAAAGGAAGGTACTCTGGCCGGCCCGCGTATGTTGGAGCATATGGTAGATACAGTGCTTTACTTTGAAGGGGAACGCCACCATACCTTCCGCATCTTGAGAGCAGTCAAAAACCGCTTTGGTTCCACTAATGAGATTGGCATCTTTGAGATGCAGTCAGGTGGGTTGGTTGAGGTGCTCAATCCGAGTCAAGTTTTCCTAGAAGAGCGTTTGGACGGGGCGACTGGTTCATCCATCGTGGTAACTATGGAAGGGACACGTCCAATTCTTGCTGAAGTGCAAGCCTTGGTGACACCGACTATGTTTGGGAATGCCAAGCGCACGACGACAGGGCTTGATTTCAATCGTGCTAGTTTGATTATGGCTGTTTTGGAAAAACGTGCAGGGCTTCTCTTGCAAAATCAGGATGCCTATCTCAAATCTGCTGGTGGTGTCAAATTGGATGAACCTGCCATTGATTTAGCAGTTGCGGTTGCTATTGCTTCGAGCTATAAAGACAAGCCAACCAATCCTCAGGAATGTTTTGTGGGTGAACTGGGCTTGACCGGAGAAATTCGACGCGTGAATCGTATCGAACAACGTATCAATGAAGCGGCAAAATTGGGCTTTACCAAGATTTATGTACCCAAGAATTCCTTGACAGGAATCACTCCACCCAAGGAAATTGAGGTCATTGGTGTGACGACTATTCAGGAAGTTTTGAAAAAGGTCTTTGCATAA
- a CDS encoding cysteine hydrolase family protein produces MADYLLVVDMQSDYVAVGKVYHEELTAAVNDKIATYPSDRVIYILNRFFWERKDRKKKFATNLLVVSSRIFEKCRASCFTNPDLKDFLEGNGAKSLEFIGVDGNFCVKASVLAAVKENYQVSVDLSAVGVANQNKFQNTLYKWHSFGVTVKGELL; encoded by the coding sequence ATGGCAGACTATTTATTAGTTGTAGACATGCAGTCAGATTATGTTGCTGTAGGAAAAGTATATCATGAAGAACTGACTGCAGCTGTAAATGACAAAATTGCTACTTATCCCAGCGACCGAGTTATCTATATTCTCAATCGTTTTTTCTGGGAGAGAAAAGATAGAAAGAAGAAATTTGCGACCAACTTGTTAGTTGTATCTTCTCGTATCTTTGAGAAGTGTCGAGCTTCTTGCTTTACTAATCCAGATTTAAAAGATTTTTTAGAGGGAAATGGTGCTAAGAGCTTAGAGTTTATAGGGGTAGATGGCAATTTCTGTGTCAAGGCTTCCGTCTTGGCAGCTGTCAAGGAGAATTATCAGGTTTCTGTCGATTTGTCTGCTGTCGGAGTTGCCAACCAGAATAAATTTCAAAATACATTGTATAAGTGGCATTCTTTCGGAGTAACCGTAAAAGGAGAATTATTATAG
- a CDS encoding dUTP diphosphatase has protein sequence MKIRGFELVSSFTDENLLPKRETAHAAGYDLKVAERTVIAPGEIVLVPTGVKAYMQPTEVLYLYDRSSNPRKKGLVLINSVGVIDGDYYGNPGNEGHIFAQMKNITHQEVVLEVGERVVQAVFAPFLIADGDEADGVRTGGFGSTGK, from the coding sequence ATGAAAATTCGTGGTTTTGAATTGGTTTCGAGTTTTACAGATGAAAATTTGTTGCCTAAGCGTGAGACAGCTCATGCAGCTGGCTATGATTTAAAGGTTGCCGAACGAACAGTGATTGCTCCAGGGGAGATTGTCCTCGTTCCAACTGGGGTCAAGGCTTATATGCAACCGACAGAAGTGCTCTATCTCTATGACCGTTCTTCAAATCCTCGTAAAAAGGGCTTGGTCTTGATTAACTCTGTGGGTGTCATTGACGGAGACTATTATGGCAATCCAGGGAATGAAGGACATATCTTTGCTCAGATGAAAAATATTACTCACCAGGAAGTTGTTCTTGAAGTTGGCGAACGTGTAGTTCAGGCTGTCTTTGCGCCTTTCTTAATTGCAGATGGAGATGAGGCGGATGGTGTTCGAACAGGTGGATTTGGATCGACAGGGAAATAG
- the tadA gene encoding tRNA adenosine(34) deaminase TadA: protein MHYTVEEKENFMREALKEAEIALEHDEIPIGCVIVKDGEIIGRGHNAREELQRAVMHAEIMAIENANASEESWRLLDCTLFVTIEPCVMCSGAIGLARIPKVVYGAKNQKFGAAGSLYDILTDERLNHRVEVETGVLESECAAIMQDFFRNRRKK, encoded by the coding sequence ATGCATTATACAGTTGAAGAAAAAGAAAACTTCATGAGAGAGGCCTTGAAGGAGGCAGAAATTGCTCTAGAACACGATGAAATTCCAATTGGCTGTGTGATTGTCAAGGATGGAGAAATCATTGGTAGGGGGCATAATGCACGCGAAGAGTTGCAACGGGCGGTTATGCATGCAGAAATCATGGCCATAGAGAATGCGAACGCGAGTGAAGAAAGTTGGCGTCTGCTGGATTGTACCCTTTTTGTGACCATTGAGCCCTGTGTGATGTGTAGTGGGGCAATCGGGCTTGCCCGTATTCCAAAGGTAGTCTACGGGGCTAAGAATCAGAAATTTGGTGCAGCTGGAAGCTTGTACGATATTTTGACAGATGAGCGTCTCAATCATCGTGTAGAGGTTGAAACGGGAGTTTTGGAGAGTGAGTGTGCAGCAATTATGCAGGATTTTTTCCGAAATCGACGGAAAAAATAA